The genomic interval TGGGTCGGCTGACCGGCACGGCTGAAACCCATGGGATGGTTCAGGACGACGACGTCATCGCTGTCAGCCGGAATGAACCATCCTTCGAGGGGGACCCCGTCTAGGGACGGGAAGGTGACGCTCTCGTAGTCGAGGCCGACGTGCGAGGGATCCCTCGCCACAGGGGAACGCAGCGGATTGACGAAAGAGCGGGCCACGTTGTCGAGGATCTCGTCAGCGTTCAGGCTGCTCATCGGCCAGCCCCTGCGGGGGTCAGGTCCTTCAAGGCCTTGTCGGTGGCGAAGTCGATGGGCCATGAAACGTGATCGTGAATCATCAGCCATTCTCCCTCGATACGCTGGAAGCAGTTGGTCGTGCGCACCCACGAGTCCATGTGATGCCCGAACATCGTTCCGGCCAGCCGGACGGCGCATCGCGCGATCGCGAGGTCGGCCTGCGCATAGACACGAAGGTCGGCCAGTTGCAGCTCTATCGGGCCGTCGAACGACTCGTAGAAGTTCACCCAGTTATTCCGCCACATCTCGCCCCCTTCGAACTGGAAGGGGGGCATCAAGTCGAATGCGGTGAAGCCCTCGGGCGCGTAGAACGACATGATGGAATCGACGTCCTTCGATTCGAAAGCTTCCTTCCAGTCCTGCATCCGCGTACGGATTTCCTCATCGAGGGAGGAAGGGGCGGTGCTGTTGACCTTCATCGGATTTATCTCCTGTGTCGCGTCCCGTTGAATCTGCGTCCAGTCTCGGCCGGGGTAGGGATCAGAGCCAGTCCGAGATCATGGTGGTATGTGCAGTGCCCCCCTGGCTGATGCCGTCGGGCCGGCCCGACGGCATCGGCATCGGCCGCGGCCGGCAGCTCAGCGCGCGTACCGCGCCCGACTTCCTGAAGTCCATCGGCTTCGACATCGACGAGGTCAGTGGATGATCGAAGGCAAGGGATTGCTTGCCGGGTGACACCAAGGTCCCCGACAGCCACTCAGCAGTTCGATCGCCCAGCCGGATCGGACCGGCCACGGACGAAGTGGCGGGCGGGTAAGGGGTGGCGTGCAGCGGGTAGTACACGTGCACGGCACTGCGCTTCACGCAAGGCCGTCAGCGCCGGGCGGGACCACCCGCCTGCAGGAGCATCGCGGGCGGGGGCGGTCGTGGCAGTTGAGTGGGAGCGCCGGCCTCGATCCTCCCGCTCGAATGCCGGTTGTCCGCTACGACAGCTCCGGGTTGCGAGGTGGTGTTGCGCTTGCAGACGGAGGCTAGACGAGCATCAAGGTGAGCACGGCCGCGCGCGACCGGCTCGC from Streptomyces sp. B3I8 carries:
- a CDS encoding nuclear transport factor 2 family protein yields the protein MKVNSTAPSSLDEEIRTRMQDWKEAFESKDVDSIMSFYAPEGFTAFDLMPPFQFEGGEMWRNNWVNFYESFDGPIELQLADLRVYAQADLAIARCAVRLAGTMFGHHMDSWVRTTNCFQRIEGEWLMIHDHVSWPIDFATDKALKDLTPAGAGR